The stretch of DNA GATAGCCAAAACATACGAACATAGGTTCTAGTCTGCTTCGAAGGATTGGGTCATTTCCCAACCACGCAGTTTTGTCTTCGGCAAGCTTCAGTTCTGGAAAAGTAAAGTTTTCGTATTTAGTTTCAGAATAATGGATTTACGACAAAATTAAATGAGATAGCCAAAACATACGAGCATAGGTCCGAGTCTGCTCAGAAGGATCGGACCATTGCCCAACCATGTAGCTAGTTATTGTCTTCGGAGAGCTTCAGTTTTGGGAATGTGAACCTTATTGATACATTGTTACTTGCACCTTGAGATGCTTATTAATTTTGCAAAAGAGAAGTCTATTAACGAAGAAGATCGTACGATCAGCATGAACGACGAACGTGAAAATATAGCAAACTCTTTCAAGTTAAGGGCATGCACTTTATCTTTGGAAATCCATTGACCTGCAACCCGATATATATGTCTTAATCCAATCAGTACTTCTGCTAAtattagagaaaatttatccaattgggggaaaaaagaaagtgagagattttaggaaaaatttCGGTTGTCTATTCGACGGCTGCAGAGCTCCCCGCTTTGACATTGAGTGATGGCCCTACGATGATGATTTGCAGTCCTATGTTTGTGGAAAGTCAATCACTATTCATAGGACAAAACGGAAAAAGACCCACCTGAATAGAAGCGATTTTCTTGGAAACAAGAAGTCCCCAAAATGgccaattaataaaaaaaaaattggtacAAAAAGGAGAAATTCTCTTCTTGAATTGAAAATCCCAAAATCTCTTAGGAGCCCTTTGGCTTTGTTTCTCTATTACGTAGTTACTTTTGTTGGAGTTAGGGAAACAAAGCCGCAGCTGAGATCGGAGAGGCCTGAAGGTCACAAATTTAACTATAACATAATGGCATTCCCGAGGAGATTATTTCGGCCTAGCAATGTTGTTGTGCTAGGTTTGGCTCTCGTGATGATGTCTCGTGTGGCCGAGGTGGCGGCCCGTGGCAAAATCTACAGCCTTGAGCCTCGCCGTGGGCTTCTTCAAGAGGCTGGAGTTGTCGATGTTACCAGCTTTGGCGCCAAGGCGAATGACCCCCTGTTTGACAACGCTCAGGTAACACACAATGATCATGTACTCAACATCATCATCGtaataatcatcatcatcataaaaAGGTTTACAAATGTATACGGCcgagaaaaacaaaaacaaaaagaagtaTACAAATGTAtacagtattttttttttttttgggagatTCGACTTGTAGATGTTGTTTATGAGAGCAAGTAGGGTTGCTCTTTAGATATGATTTAGTCCCTTGAAATGATTTAGCAAAGAATACGTATGCGAAAacgtaaattatttttttgggtgaaatacGAAATCAAAGTTcgaaaattagaaatttagaACCAACCAATACAAAGATGGGCTAAGATGACCCCTATAACATCCTCAAACAGCCGGTACTCGAGCCTAGTAGGGCAGTTACTTAGCCAATGAATTCCTATAGAAAGCCTAAGCGCAAAGTTTTGAAAGAGTTTAATCccgcctttttttttttactcgtCGTGTGTTTGCTAGTTTTACACTTTGTCAATCGATTAAATAATTGCATCACATAACatatttatgaatatattattataacaGAATGTATATTACATTGTTGGTTGGGAACGGTCAAGGTTGATTAATATTTGTTAACGAGGATCacgatgatttttttttgggaaaatatTTTACTATACCATAATATTAAGTGAAGTAATCAGCAGTTGATAAAATGCAGGCATTTATTGAAGCATGGAATGCTGCATGCAAAGGACCCGGGCCAGCGAAGTTGGTGATCCCACCAGGGTCGTACATAACCGGGGCGGTCGTGTTCCAAGGCCCATGCACCTCGAGCCCGGTCACGGTCGAGGTCCAAGGAACTATATTGGCCTTGCCTGACCCCAGCGTGTACACTAACGGTGACTGGTTCACAATCGAGATGGTCGATGGTATCGTGTTCAAGGGCGGAGTCTTCGATGCCCAGGGCCAGAACCTCTGGCAGTACAATGACTGCAAGAGCAACCCCGATTGCCAACATCTCCCAGTCGTAAGTAACATTTCTACATTCCTAATAGTTATAGCTATAGCCTATACCCGACCACCTATATTTCCTTCATCCAGTAACAAAGTCGAATCATATAATTTCTGAATCTTTCTTCTTATTCGTTGGATATATCGGTAAACTTAACTATGCTTCTGCAGATCTTATCATAAAGCAGATAttcttttcaaataaatacagTTTAGTAATTGACTCGCTTTAGacctgaaataaaaaggtttgAAATTCGATCATTTTCGATGGGACTTCCTATTATTTCATCTCCCTTGCTGAGACTTGCTTAAAACCAATATATAtcctaaaaaatttattactattacctttttttttgggtaaatagcTTAATTTTCGTTCCTATGGGTGCAGTCCATTCACTTAAACAAAGCCCAGAATGTGGCCATCGATGGGGTGACCTCCCTTAACAGCATGGGCTTCCACGTTGCCATGACATTCTCGTCGAACATCACAGCCACCAAGCTCAACCTGACTGCTCCTGGTGACAGCCCTAACACCGATGGCATTCACATCAGCACCACCAGCTCCGTCAACATCTCCGACAGCTTCATCTCCACCGGTGACGACTGCCTTGGCATCATCCAGGGTGCCTCTGACATCTCTGTCACCGGCATCCAATGCGGGCCTGGCCATGGTATCAGGTAATAGAAATATTCGTAGTGCCTCCTCGAACCTCATGCCTTCCCCGAAAATAGCATTAGAGAATTCTTATTTTGACTGTGACTTATGGTTTTAGCATCGGGAGCCTTGGGAAATACCCCAACGAGCAGGACGTGAGGGGAGTGCACGTCAAGAACTGCACGCTGACCGGGACCACGAATGGAGTGAGGATCAAGACCTTCCCCGGCAAGCTGCAGCTCGAAGCCTCCGATATCGTCTTCGAAGACATCGTCATGAACAATGTCGCCAACCCGATCCTCATCGATCAGTACTACGGCTTCCATCAGAAACTCTCGGTAATACACACATAAAACGCTGTACCATTTCTTATATTGTCGAACTGTTGCAATAAAAGTTTTTAATAAGACATAAGAAAAacgtgaaaagaaaaatttaggtATACAAGATGATTAAATTTTCTATCCTATTAGCTTGAACTTTCAAGTGAATACGGATCCAATTGCTTATAGACACAAACCAATTTGGTTTTGTCGTTCTTTTCGATACATGATCTTTAACTTCTTCTTATCGGGGTTGCTGGGACTAGGCATCAAGGGTGAAGGTGCACGACGTCCACTTCAGGAACATCAGGGGTACCTCTGCCTCGCTCGTGGCCGTTTCGCTTGCTTGCAGCTCGCTTTTCCCATGCGAAGGCATCGAATTGGCCGACATTGACTTGTCCTACACTGGAAGGAAGCCCCTGCCCATCTCTGCTTCGTGCACCAACGCCAAGCCCACCTTCTCCGGGAAGCAAAACCCCCCTTCTTGTGCTCTCATCTAAGATTCAATCCGTCCATGGATCGACCTATCAGGTTGATTAATTGATGATGAGATTGCCATTCTTTCTATTCCTCAGCGTTGGAAAACAGGATATAAGGAAATGCAAGGAAAGGTGggaataaaaggaaaattcttTTATGCCAATTTAAGggcatgatgatgatgaatatCATCGCGGGCTTTATATCAACATTTCGAGCATTCCTTTATAATGTAGATTGGGAAAGAATGATTCATATATACgaaaagttttattttatagtaGCTTTGCGAATTGAGTCAGGTGATGAGAATCATGAGAGCTTACTCGTCCAGAAAATAGTAATTTGTTGGCAACTATTACGCGTATGTACAATTTTCAACTATAATTTGGCACATCTTCGTGATATGTCGACAATCTCTGCAGTAAGATGAGCAAACTGGTTTAGATATGGTAACTTGGCGTGCTAGGACGTTCTATGATATCTGTTTTCCATGTGCCTTTGCCTGTATtccttgaaattaaaaatatgaaaaatgaaaaatgtagTTGGGCCATGAAGTATATCGACCTTGGTGAGTAATCAAGGCATGTACCTGCTAACAACACGAGGTTCATTtacccaaaatatatatattttttcggtagaacatcatatttttgttttcagttggaaaaataataataataacgtaACTAGCTACGGCACGTCCACGTGAAGAAGGACACATATGTATCcccttttgttttattgtttttgccAAATATAAGTTTTTTTCAGGTATGCATGGCATTTGGAAGCTCAAAGAGCTTAAGCTGAATCGgcttattaattataaagaactttcaattattaattttcacaATTCACAAGATTCTAAGACATTACTTAAGAGAAATTATTGCCAAACCTATTGAACCAATCCATATATATCGGcaggtgtatatatataaccctTTTTGTTAAATAAGAATGTAACATATATGTGAGTTTTGAGTCACGAGTGGGTAGTGATCGTGTTAACACTACAAGAAAAGTAGCCTATTGCGACGCTTTTTTGGACCTGTGGTCACGCTTTCAAGTGTCGCCTAAAGTCTTGCGATGCTTGTGGTTTGTAAGCGTCACATTAGGCACAGTCGCGATAGGTCCAATCACATTATAATGAAAAGTGTCGCAACAAATCGGCCTAACGTAACGCTTAATAAGCATCGGCACATGTTTAACCAATGGTGATGCCTCATTTGCGTCACCAAATGCCAACCTTTGCGGATGCAAACAAGTCTTTGTTGACTTTTAAAAGCGTTGCCAAAGCCTTGCTTTCGCCGATGCATTTAAAAACGTTCGGAAAAACAAAATCTAGGTTGACATTAAATAACATCGGcatagtttttttaaaaaaaaaaagaaaagaaggccTGAGTCGACGCTTTTGAAGCATCGTACCAcgtcttaatttttttcaaaaaaaggtAGTGATGGCATGTTGTCAAAAGTTAGCAACATGATGTCAGCTTAACTCCTCCCACGAAATTGAAGACGAAACAAAAGCCACCACAATTtaacaaaaatcaaattaatattgATAGCTTATACCATGACAAACAAAATCTTTACAATAGGTTCTCCCAACCATTCTCAATCATCATTCAAAGAGAAAACGAATTAGCTAGCActcaaataagaaaaaggaattCTCAAGGACAAATAAAAGGTAAGAGAGGAGAAGGGAAGAAAACACAAAAGGAAGCAACAGCTGCTCTACTTGCAACTCCTCGTCGGCATTATCATCTTCCCTCCGACtattcctcctcctcctttgcCCCTAACCCCTCACCGAGAATATTCCTCAACAACCGGTGTTGTTGTTGCTCTTTCTTGACCTCCTCCTCAACAGCAAGAATCGGTGTTGTTATTACTCCTCCTTCTCGGTCTCCTCCTTGACATCTTCCTTCTTCGACATCTAGTGTTATCGTTGCTCCTTCTTCTGGCCTCCTCCTTGGCATCGTCCTTCTTCAACATCCTTCCAGTTGCTATTCCTTCGATGACCACACCTTGGTGCAAAGAACTCAACTAGTTTtgtcctctcattctgtagACCAAAGCGCCTAATTGGAGAAGTTGAGGGCTCTTAAAGGCCTAGAGGAGCCGATGATTCTTTGGCCTTTAGGTCTCAATTTTGCTGACGCTTTTTCAAGCATCGACAAAGGCGCGACCTTAGCCAATTCTCACCTTAGGTGACGTCCAAAAAGTGTTGCCTAGGGTTCCCATTTTGCTAACGCTTACAAAAATGTCACTTAAGGTTCTCTTTGCCAACGCTTATGGTAAGCGTCACCAAAATGGTACTTACGTGACATTTGGTGAATGTTGTCAAAAGGGAACCTTTGGTGACGCCTAAACCACATTGGCTAAGATTACTTTTGACCGACGCTTAAAGAAACGTCACCACTGGTTTCACTTTGCCGACGCGTCGGCAAAAGGGATCCTTTCCCAACTATTAGAAGTGATGCTCTGGAAAACGTCATACAGTCTCTCTTGCCAAGCTTTGGCGACGCTTTTTAAAGCGTCACAAAGAATACGTCACTAAAAGTATGTTTTCTTATAGTGATAATCTGATCAATCTCTTATCTATTAATATTAAGAAAgttgaaaaagaatattacCACGTGCATGATGTCCACCAAACATATGGCCGACACTTCCTTGGAAAATTATGTAGTAGGAGATGCTCTTCATTGGAATGGCATATTCTTAACCATAGCAGACAAAATATATAAGGAGTGCAAACAATCCAATATATGCTTTTGATCACAATCTCGTTCGACTTTCATAATGTTAACTTCGACATAAATATTTCCTAGTTTTCTCTTACACTGTGTATCATGGatcttaaataaaatgatcCTATTGAGTTATGTAGGAGAATACATCGTAAGACTTGTATGGATTATATGTTCAACTCTATCACTTTCCCCTGAAATTACAGGGCAATCACTAAGATATATAAATTCGTTGATGGAGTcataaataattcatatttcaAAAGAATTACGGTCTTTCTAATCTTGAAATCtacatcatttttcttttatttaaaatttaagagTTTGAAATTCACTACATGAAAAGGTACTACTTCTTCCCAGACtatgtatacatacacacactcGAGATCATGTCATGTTATACACGGGATAGCACCTACTTCTAAAAGgtttattagtttttattatcaaaataacAGTAACGAAAAACTACCATTTGATTATATAAaagttataattaataatagaaTTGTTCGGGGATactctatttcttttttggtacCTTCATcaaaattacacataattGGTCGTTAATAATTTCAACggttagtttttctttttctttttttttattggttatGTATGCTTGGAGACGGGCAAGCATCTAGGAAGATGCCCATGCTACTACAGTTATGTTATCATTTTATGTTGCATgagatatatttattatggCATAACTGTATTTCAAAAGTTTACATgcattgaattaaataatataaatttcaaatagtATTTGGTCACGGCTTAAATAAATGGAGaattctaaataactaatcattaaaaaaaattcacggcagtacaagcaaaaaaaatacattaaCTAAATATTAATTACAGGTCCATCAATCCCAGAGGGCGAGAGGCCTGGGTTTATGTggccccctttttttttaatctttcctataatatattaaaacatAAAAGACAAACGTACGTACGTGGCACGGAGGATTGCCCTCAATTCTATATTTTGGTCAAAGAATCATCATAATATACGTAGATATATGTGGTTCTATCTCGGGGCCAAAAGAGCACCTGAGAATGTCCGATCGCGCTAGGGCCGACTCCCCATCTTTAATTGTGGCATGCACGGTTGTTAGGATTGCAATTCTGTCTAGTATCGGAAGAGAGTCGTGAAATCGAGGATCGTAACATAGGATCtggaatcgtaagattctacctataattatatatatatatatatatatatataatttatcatttcGTGTCCATTACAACTCCTATTTAATATTAACCGACTTTTAtctatcataaaaaaaattatgttcaTACGATGTCAAGTTCTGAAAAGGCCAATCAAAcaataaattattagaaaaacaCATGCATCGTTCACAAATTACCAAAAAGTAAAATGACATTATCAAATAGAAGTAACATGcaataacaaaaaaagaaaagcatatCACCCATCATTGAAGTCATAGTGAAAATC from Punica granatum isolate Tunisia-2019 unplaced genomic scaffold, ASM765513v2 Contig00410, whole genome shotgun sequence encodes:
- the LOC116190275 gene encoding exopolygalacturonase-like: MAFPRRLFRPSNVVVLGLALVMMSRVAEVAARGKIYSLEPRRGLLQEAGVVDVTSFGAKANDPLFDNAQAFIEAWNAACKGPGPAKLVIPPGSYITGAVVFQGPCTSSPVTVEVQGTILALPDPSVYTNGDWFTIEMVDGIVFKGGVFDAQGQNLWQYNDCKSNPDCQHLPVSIHLNKAQNVAIDGVTSLNSMGFHVAMTFSSNITATKLNLTAPGDSPNTDGIHISTTSSVNISDSFISTGDDCLGIIQGASDISVTGIQCGPGHGISIGSLGKYPNEQDVRGVHVKNCTLTGTTNGVRIKTFPGKLQLEASDIVFEDIVMNNVANPILIDQYYGFHQKLSASRVKVHDVHFRNIRGTSASLVAVSLACSSLFPCEGIELADIDLSYTGRKPLPISASCTNAKPTFSGKQNPPSCALI